One region of Pseudomonas sp. B21-040 genomic DNA includes:
- a CDS encoding 3-oxoacyl-ACP reductase: MSDRYIDFANSSIGHRLVGALGLPSPVRLERWQAGRLRPVEGALLIGGGPLAEKVGALANRLTDAIYSYGTEPSLATAWIPGHGPKLKAVVFDASHLVQTDQLKQLREFFQPLMKNLDHSAHLVILGRAPETLNDPFAASAQRALEGFSRSLAKELRSGGTLQLIYVGEGAEEQLEGPLRFFLSPKSAFVSGQVIRLKACDTPVQDWTRPLAGRKALVTGAARGIGASIAETLARDGAEVILLDVPPAKTDLEALAARLAGRSITLDICAEDAAAQLIEHLPDGVDIVVHNAGITRDKTLANMTPEFWDAVLAVNLNAPQMLTKALLDSATLHDNGRVILLASISGIAGNRGQTNYAASKAGLIGLAQAWAPLLGQRGISINAVAPGFIETQMTAHIPFGLREAGRRMSSLGQGGLPQDVAEAVAWLAQPGTGAFTGQALRVCGQSVLGA, translated from the coding sequence ATGTCTGACCGTTATATCGACTTCGCCAATTCGTCCATCGGCCATCGCCTGGTCGGGGCCTTGGGTCTGCCGTCGCCGGTACGCCTGGAGCGCTGGCAGGCCGGCCGATTGCGGCCGGTCGAAGGGGCGTTGTTGATCGGCGGCGGTCCGCTGGCGGAGAAGGTCGGCGCGCTCGCCAATCGCCTGACCGACGCGATTTACAGCTACGGCACCGAGCCCTCGCTGGCCACCGCGTGGATTCCCGGTCACGGCCCGAAACTCAAAGCGGTGGTCTTCGACGCCAGTCATCTGGTGCAGACCGATCAACTCAAACAGTTGCGCGAGTTCTTCCAGCCCTTGATGAAAAACCTCGACCACAGCGCGCACCTGGTCATTCTGGGGCGCGCGCCTGAGACCTTGAACGACCCGTTTGCCGCCAGCGCCCAGCGTGCCCTGGAAGGGTTCAGCCGTTCGCTGGCCAAGGAACTGCGCAGCGGTGGCACGTTGCAGTTGATCTATGTCGGTGAAGGCGCCGAGGAACAACTGGAAGGTCCGTTGCGGTTTTTCCTTTCGCCCAAAAGCGCGTTTGTGTCCGGGCAAGTGATTCGGTTGAAAGCCTGCGACACGCCCGTTCAGGACTGGACGCGGCCGCTGGCAGGGCGCAAGGCGTTGGTGACCGGCGCGGCGCGCGGCATCGGCGCGTCCATCGCCGAAACCCTGGCCCGCGATGGCGCCGAGGTGATTCTGCTGGACGTGCCACCGGCCAAAACCGATCTCGAGGCGCTCGCCGCACGGCTTGCCGGGCGCAGCATCACCCTGGATATTTGCGCCGAAGACGCTGCCGCGCAGTTGATCGAACACTTGCCCGACGGGGTCGACATCGTGGTGCACAACGCCGGTATCACCCGGGACAAAACCCTGGCCAACATGACGCCGGAATTCTGGGACGCGGTGTTGGCCGTCAACCTCAATGCGCCGCAGATGCTGACCAAGGCCCTGCTCGACAGCGCCACCCTGCACGACAACGGTCGCGTGATTTTGCTGGCCTCCATCAGTGGCATCGCCGGCAATCGCGGGCAAACCAATTACGCTGCCAGCAAAGCCGGGCTGATCGGCCTGGCTCAAGCCTGGGCGCCGTTGCTGGGTCAACGCGGCATCAGCATCAATGCCGTGGCGCCAGGATTTATTGAAACGCAAATGACCGCGCACATTCCATTCGGCTTGCGCGAAGCCGGCCGACGCATGAGTTCACTCGGCCAGGGCGGCTTGCCGCAGGACGTCGCCGAAGCCGTGGCATGGTTGGCGCAACCGGGGACGGGTGCGTTTACCGGGCAAGCACTGCGGGTCTGTGGACAAAGTGTTTTGGGGGCCTAG
- a CDS encoding acetyl-CoA C-acetyltransferase yields MTQLRRVAIIGGNRIPFARSNGAYATASNQAMLTAALEGLIERFNLHGLRMGEVVAGAVLKLSRDMNLTRECVLGSRLSPETPAYDIQQACGTGLEAALLVANKIALGQIDCGIAGGVDTTSDAPISVSEGLRRILLQANRAKTTADKLKTFLQLRPRHLIPEFPRNGEPRTGLSMGQHCELMAQTWNIPREEQDQLALQSHRNLTAAYAEGWHNDLMTPFLGLTRDNNLRLDLTLEQLAKLKPAFEKSAKGTMTAGNSTPLTDGASLVLLGSEEWARARGLPILAYLRDGEAAAVDFVNGAEGLLMAPVYAVPRLLARNGLTLQDFDYYEIHEAFAAQVLCTLKAWEDPQYCKTRLGLDAPLGSIDRSRLNVKGSSLAAGHPFAATGGRIVANLAKLLDAAVKGRGLISICAAGGQGVTAIIER; encoded by the coding sequence ATGACTCAGCTGCGCCGCGTCGCGATTATCGGCGGTAACCGAATTCCTTTCGCTCGCTCCAACGGGGCGTATGCCACTGCCAGTAACCAGGCGATGCTCACCGCAGCGCTCGAAGGCTTGATCGAACGCTTCAACCTGCACGGCCTGCGCATGGGCGAAGTGGTCGCGGGGGCCGTGCTCAAACTGTCGCGGGACATGAACCTGACCCGCGAGTGCGTGCTCGGTTCGCGGCTGTCGCCCGAAACACCGGCCTACGATATCCAGCAAGCGTGCGGTACCGGGCTGGAAGCGGCGTTGCTGGTGGCGAACAAGATCGCCCTGGGGCAGATCGATTGCGGCATTGCCGGCGGCGTCGATACCACCTCGGATGCGCCAATCAGTGTCAGTGAAGGCCTGCGCCGGATCCTGCTGCAAGCCAATCGCGCCAAGACCACCGCCGACAAACTGAAAACATTCCTGCAATTGCGGCCCCGGCATCTCATTCCCGAGTTCCCGCGCAATGGCGAACCCCGCACCGGTTTGTCCATGGGGCAACATTGCGAGCTGATGGCGCAGACCTGGAACATCCCCCGCGAAGAACAGGATCAACTGGCGCTGCAAAGCCACCGCAACCTGACCGCCGCCTACGCCGAGGGCTGGCACAACGACCTGATGACGCCGTTCCTCGGTCTGACCCGCGACAACAACTTGCGTCTGGACCTGACCCTGGAACAACTCGCCAAGCTGAAACCGGCCTTCGAGAAAAGCGCCAAGGGCACGATGACCGCCGGCAACTCGACGCCACTCACCGACGGTGCCTCGCTGGTGCTGTTGGGCAGTGAAGAATGGGCCAGGGCGCGTGGCTTGCCGATCCTTGCTTATCTGCGTGATGGGGAAGCAGCGGCGGTGGATTTCGTCAACGGTGCCGAAGGCCTGTTGATGGCGCCGGTGTACGCGGTGCCACGTTTGCTGGCGCGCAATGGCCTGACCTTGCAAGACTTCGATTACTACGAAATCCACGAAGCCTTCGCCGCACAGGTGCTCTGCACGCTGAAGGCCTGGGAAGATCCGCAATATTGCAAAACCCGCTTGGGGCTTGATGCGCCGTTGGGCTCCATCGACCGCAGCCGCCTCAACGTCAAAGGCAGTTCACTGGCGGCCGGGCATCCGTTTGCAGCCACCGGCGGGCGTATCGTCGCCAATCTGGCGAAGTTGCTGGACGCGGCCGTTAAGGGCCGAGGCCTGATCTCGATCTGTGCGGCTGGCGGTCAAGGCGTCACCGCGATTATCGAGCGCTGA